One Diospyros lotus cultivar Yz01 chromosome 1, ASM1463336v1, whole genome shotgun sequence genomic window carries:
- the LOC127809410 gene encoding uncharacterized protein LOC127809410, whose product MEKGKGVAAMGRRWAVEFTDNSTAPSSRDVPDPPGFSRASSDQDDSAVTRQKKDAEANWKTQKAWEVAQAPFKNLLMMGFMMWMAGNTVHLFSIGITFSALWQPISALQGVGKVFEPYKDNKVDLLAPKLLFIALNLGGLALGVWKLNTLGLLPTHASDWVSSLPPAQEVEYSGGGVTFI is encoded by the exons ATGGAGAAGGGGAAAGGAGTGGCGGCGATGGGCCGAAGATGGGCAGTCGAATTCACAGACAATTCAACCGCTCCTTCCTCTAGGGACGTCCCTGATCCCCCCGGTTTCTCGCGCGCCTCTTCCGATCAG GATGATTCGGCAGTGACTCGCCAGAAGAAGGATGCCGAAGCCAATTGGAAAACTCAG AAAGCATGGGAAGTGGCACAAGCCCCTTTCAAAAATTTGCTCATGATGGGCTTCATGATGTGGATGGCGGGAAATACAGTGCATTTGTTCAGCATTGGCATTACATTTTCAGCTCTTTGGCAACCTATAAGTGCTCTTCAAGGAGTTGGGAAAG TTTTTGAGCCTTACAAGGACAATAAAGTGGACCTTCTTGCGCCCAAACTGCTGTTCATTGCCCTTAATCTAGGAGGCTTAGCACTAGGTGTATGGAAA CTTAACACGTTGGGTCTTCTTCCAACCCACGCTTCAGACTGGGTTTCATCCTTGCCCCCTGCTCAG GAGGTCGAGTATTCAGGCGGTGGTGTGACTTTCATTTAA